A DNA window from Cloacibacillus sp. An23 contains the following coding sequences:
- a CDS encoding Dam family site-specific DNA-(adenine-N6)-methyltransferase, protein MRFIGSKAKLLKNIDMVISENTDGNEKIFCDIFSGTGSVARYFKPRYEILSNDTLYFSYVIQKATIENNSRPEFSKLRSIGIRDPFSFLEETQVQILDYDDAHYFITKNYTPHAGCERMYLSNKNAARVDFIRNTIEAWKRDGMLRELEYYYLLAGLIEGVPSVSNITGTYGAYLKYWDKRAFKDLELSRLDVFNNHRNNTSYNRDANELIRDLSGDILYLDPPYNSRQYVPNYHLLETISKYDYPEIHGITGMRPCNNVKSPFCIKGEVADAFEDLVSKADFRNIVMSYSTDGLMTASEIEKILKRHGVEESYKMYSVPYRQYMSKKTMQKEYLYEYIFYIRKNIPKKLHFEFCETSRPDSAATADTKKYIKSPVNYIGGKYKLLPQILPNFPRYIGTFVDLFAGGCNVAINVNANKIICNDINTKIIEIFQAFKDTAISEILRQIKTRIAEYGLSKENEVGFKQFRNYYNATQNPIDLYTLACYSFNYQFRFNNNLEYNNPFGRNRSRFSDNMEHNLITFVFKLQRLNIEFSSIDFMQIPLDSLAYDDLIYCDPPYLITTGTYNDGNRGFKDWKLEQESALYDYLDAANVRGIKFALSNVIEHKGKVNELLSTWACKYRIIDLSMSYSNSSYNTKRGESREVLIINY, encoded by the coding sequence ATGAGATTTATCGGAAGCAAAGCAAAATTGCTGAAAAACATTGATATGGTCATATCTGAGAACACAGATGGGAACGAGAAAATTTTCTGCGATATTTTTTCTGGAACTGGGTCTGTCGCCAGATATTTTAAGCCGCGCTATGAGATCTTATCGAATGACACGCTGTATTTTTCATACGTAATACAGAAAGCCACTATAGAGAACAACTCCAGACCGGAGTTCTCGAAGCTTAGGAGCATCGGCATCCGCGACCCGTTTAGCTTTTTAGAAGAAACGCAGGTACAAATATTGGATTATGACGACGCCCATTATTTCATAACGAAAAATTATACGCCGCATGCCGGCTGCGAAAGGATGTACCTTTCAAACAAAAATGCGGCGAGAGTTGATTTCATCCGCAACACAATCGAAGCATGGAAACGAGATGGAATGCTCCGCGAACTGGAATATTACTATTTGCTGGCAGGTCTTATAGAGGGCGTGCCGTCTGTTTCAAACATCACTGGCACTTACGGAGCATACCTGAAATATTGGGACAAAAGGGCGTTTAAGGATTTGGAACTCTCAAGGCTGGACGTTTTCAATAATCATAGAAACAATACGAGCTACAACAGAGACGCGAACGAATTGATCCGCGACCTAAGCGGCGATATTTTATATCTTGATCCGCCGTATAATTCTAGACAGTACGTACCGAACTACCATTTGCTTGAAACAATATCAAAATACGATTATCCAGAGATACATGGTATAACGGGGATGCGTCCGTGTAATAACGTAAAATCGCCTTTTTGTATAAAAGGTGAGGTTGCGGATGCCTTTGAAGACTTAGTAAGCAAGGCTGATTTCCGCAATATTGTAATGAGCTATAGCACGGATGGGCTTATGACGGCCAGCGAGATTGAAAAAATTTTGAAAAGGCATGGAGTTGAAGAGAGCTACAAAATGTATTCTGTTCCCTATCGGCAGTATATGAGCAAAAAGACCATGCAGAAGGAATATTTATACGAATATATTTTTTACATAAGAAAAAATATCCCGAAGAAGTTACATTTTGAGTTTTGCGAAACGTCCCGTCCTGACAGCGCAGCAACAGCCGACACAAAAAAATATATCAAAAGCCCTGTGAATTATATTGGCGGAAAATATAAGCTTCTTCCGCAAATTTTGCCGAATTTTCCCAGATATATAGGTACTTTTGTAGATTTGTTTGCAGGTGGATGCAACGTTGCAATCAACGTAAACGCCAATAAAATAATCTGTAACGACATAAATACAAAAATAATAGAGATATTCCAGGCATTCAAAGACACCGCCATCTCTGAAATATTGCGTCAAATCAAGACGCGCATAGCTGAATACGGCCTTTCAAAGGAGAATGAAGTTGGTTTCAAACAGTTTCGGAACTATTACAATGCTACACAAAACCCGATAGATTTATATACTCTTGCTTGTTATTCATTCAATTACCAATTCCGCTTTAACAATAATCTTGAGTACAATAACCCTTTCGGGAGAAACAGAAGCCGTTTCTCCGATAACATGGAACACAACTTGATAACCTTTGTTTTCAAACTTCAAAGATTAAATATCGAATTTTCGAGCATAGACTTCATGCAGATACCGCTAGACTCATTAGCCTATGACGATTTGATCTACTGTGACCCTCCTTACCTGATAACGACTGGAACGTATAACGACGGCAATAGGGGATTCAAAGACTGGAAGCTGGAGCAAGAGTCAGCTCTGTATGATTATTTAGATGCGGCAAATGTGCGCGGCATAAAGTTTGCCCTGTCGAACGTCATTGAGCACAAGGGGAAAGTAAACGAACTCCTCTCTACGTGGGCCTGTAAATATAGGATTATCGATTTGTCTATGAGCTACTCGAATTCAAGCTATAACACAAAGAGAGGAGAGAGCCGGGAAGTCTTGATAATAAACTACTAA
- a CDS encoding IclR family transcriptional regulator yields MEMTTIDKTVALMELLAVSKSDMSIREIEKESKVPRSTAHRILQSLQKHNWVAQDAETERYRIGLRFLFLYNTDSFYRHFLDTARPVIDGLVAATGQTALISVLDGDEGYCIYAKTPSALLQYAAYPGMRFPIYAGATGKILLAFAPECVREKVLAESKVRVAPNTVVDEERLRADVAKIRRDGYAFSTKELQDQTSGVSVPLLGPRGELVAQFGIAGPAANFEGRFEAFLAEIKKAAARLTEALCTERGADA; encoded by the coding sequence ATGGAAATGACGACGATAGACAAGACGGTCGCTCTGATGGAGCTGCTCGCGGTATCGAAAAGCGACATGAGCATCAGAGAAATAGAAAAAGAGTCGAAGGTGCCGCGCTCCACGGCGCACCGCATATTGCAGAGCCTTCAGAAGCACAACTGGGTCGCGCAGGACGCGGAGACGGAGCGCTACCGCATAGGGCTGCGCTTCCTGTTTCTCTACAACACCGACTCGTTCTACCGCCACTTCCTCGACACGGCGCGTCCCGTCATCGACGGGCTCGTCGCGGCGACCGGGCAGACGGCGCTGATTTCTGTGCTCGACGGCGATGAGGGGTACTGCATATACGCGAAGACGCCGTCCGCGCTGCTTCAGTACGCCGCGTACCCCGGAATGCGCTTCCCGATATACGCGGGCGCTACAGGTAAAATCCTGCTCGCCTTCGCGCCAGAGTGCGTGCGCGAAAAGGTCCTGGCCGAAAGCAAGGTGCGCGTCGCGCCGAATACCGTCGTGGACGAAGAGCGTCTGCGCGCCGACGTCGCGAAGATAAGGAGGGACGGCTACGCCTTCAGCACGAAGGAGCTTCAGGATCAGACCTCCGGCGTCAGCGTCCCGCTTCTAGGCCCGCGCGGAGAGCTTGTGGCGCAGTTCGGAATAGCCGGCCCCGCCGCGAACTTCGAGGGGCGCTTCGAGGCTTTCCTAGCCGAAATAAAAAAAGCCGCGGCGCGCCTGACGGAGGCCCTCTGCACGGAGCGCGGCGCGGATGCGTGA
- a CDS encoding (2Fe-2S)-binding protein produces MRIEFELNGEKRVKNADPCKRLVDFLREDMGLTGTKEGCGEGECGACTVVLDGRAVHSCLVLAGQIKGKRLLTVEGLSRGGELSPLQRTFIDHGAIQCGYCTPGMLMSAAALLIENPSPTEDDVRISLAGNICRCGDYSAIVDAVLDAAETYRKEGGFHV; encoded by the coding sequence ATGAGAATCGAATTTGAGCTCAACGGTGAAAAACGCGTAAAGAACGCAGACCCGTGCAAGCGCCTAGTGGACTTCCTGCGCGAAGACATGGGGCTGACCGGGACAAAGGAGGGCTGCGGCGAAGGCGAATGCGGAGCCTGCACAGTCGTGCTCGACGGAAGGGCCGTACACTCGTGCCTCGTGCTCGCGGGACAGATCAAAGGCAAAAGGCTGCTGACAGTCGAAGGCCTTTCGCGCGGCGGCGAACTTTCGCCGCTTCAGCGCACTTTCATAGACCACGGCGCGATACAGTGCGGCTACTGCACTCCCGGGATGCTCATGTCGGCGGCGGCGCTGCTCATAGAAAACCCGTCGCCCACGGAGGACGACGTGCGCATCTCGCTCGCCGGCAACATCTGCCGCTGCGGGGACTACAGCGCGATAGTGGACGCGGTGCTCGACGCGGCGGAAACGTACAGGAAGGAGGGCGGCTTCCATGTCTAG
- a CDS encoding molybdopterin cofactor-binding domain-containing protein, which yields MKDSYNYAGRSYSVHDAEHKASGGLVYASDMMLPGMLYMELVCSERAHAEVTAIDARAALRLRGVADVLTPWNTTRKRFNQCRKTPLQKGVPEDQELFTSRARYTGDVIAAVVAESKAAAEEGARRLSVSYRELPVSASLEASAAEDSFPIHEGGNKICETDYSCGTGEEKGTLTGSVRTTLETQQMNHVAMETHSYLADWFNGELTIWSPTQGVYGVRTVVADLFGLPYSKVRVIKVPMGGSFGGKQEFMYEPHAACAAMRLGRPVKLHLSRTQSLISTTVRPALKTTIETSFTRDGDFVSCSVESFVNSGAYAGIAINFVDTIKTKPTKSYKFPSYRFKGAAYYTNSPVIGGMRGWGAPEMLTPFEIHINEAARRLGLDPVEMRLRNTYAPYEREIAHGLSLGNCRGKDCLTIGAREFRWDERRKRVKDTGRFRRGVGVAYVGYQNGFYPRPSNLSVMTIKMNEDGSVCLQTSVHEVGCGTLRSMQIIVGEVLSIDPDNVYVTEGDTKYTQFDLGTYGSRTTFIAGECARRAAEALKKVLLDEAAKLLSLTPDELELCGGFVVSRTRLDTNLSYGEVASRALVENGTALFASASWKGVSNPGSFAANFAEVEVDTLTGFVKVTDFLSVNDIGFALNRQMCENQVKGGVQMAAGYALCEDIAVGSDGRPKNDRLSRYHTLNSADMPRVRVIFVEEGGDEGPFGAKTIGEVSTVAGAAAIASAVSDALGAEITRLPLTPERIAEIMTKAEAAR from the coding sequence TTGAAGGATTCTTACAATTACGCGGGCAGGTCATACAGCGTACACGACGCTGAACACAAGGCAAGCGGCGGGCTTGTCTACGCCTCCGATATGATGCTGCCCGGAATGCTCTACATGGAGCTCGTTTGCAGCGAGCGAGCGCACGCGGAGGTAACGGCGATAGACGCGCGCGCAGCGCTTCGGCTGCGCGGCGTCGCGGATGTGCTGACGCCGTGGAACACCACGCGCAAAAGATTCAACCAGTGCCGCAAGACTCCGCTCCAGAAGGGCGTGCCGGAGGATCAGGAACTCTTTACGAGCCGCGCCCGCTACACCGGTGACGTGATCGCCGCAGTAGTCGCAGAGAGCAAGGCCGCAGCCGAGGAAGGCGCGCGCAGGCTCAGCGTCTCGTACAGGGAACTGCCGGTCTCAGCTTCGCTCGAAGCAAGCGCCGCGGAGGACAGTTTCCCGATACACGAGGGCGGCAACAAAATATGCGAGACAGATTACTCCTGCGGCACGGGCGAGGAAAAGGGCACACTGACAGGAAGCGTCCGCACGACGCTTGAAACGCAGCAGATGAACCACGTTGCGATGGAGACACACTCATATTTAGCGGACTGGTTTAACGGCGAGCTGACGATATGGAGCCCGACGCAGGGCGTTTACGGCGTGCGCACCGTCGTCGCCGATCTTTTCGGCCTGCCCTACAGTAAGGTGCGCGTCATAAAGGTCCCGATGGGCGGCTCATTCGGCGGCAAACAGGAATTCATGTACGAGCCGCACGCCGCATGCGCTGCGATGCGTCTGGGCCGTCCCGTGAAGCTGCATCTCTCGCGCACGCAGTCGCTGATTTCGACGACGGTGCGCCCTGCTCTCAAAACGACGATAGAGACAAGCTTCACGCGCGATGGGGACTTCGTTTCGTGCAGCGTCGAAAGTTTTGTGAATTCCGGCGCTTATGCGGGCATAGCGATAAATTTCGTCGATACGATAAAGACGAAGCCGACGAAGAGCTACAAGTTCCCCTCTTACCGTTTCAAGGGCGCGGCTTATTATACGAACTCGCCGGTAATCGGCGGGATGCGCGGCTGGGGCGCGCCGGAGATGCTGACGCCGTTCGAGATACACATCAACGAAGCTGCGCGCCGGCTCGGCCTCGACCCCGTAGAAATGCGGCTGCGCAACACATATGCGCCCTACGAGCGCGAGATAGCGCACGGTCTCTCCCTCGGCAACTGCCGCGGCAAAGACTGCCTCACGATAGGCGCGCGTGAGTTCCGCTGGGACGAGCGCAGGAAGCGGGTGAAGGACACGGGGCGTTTCCGCCGCGGCGTGGGAGTCGCCTACGTGGGCTATCAGAACGGCTTTTATCCGCGCCCGAGCAATCTTTCCGTTATGACCATAAAGATGAACGAGGACGGCAGCGTATGCCTCCAGACCTCCGTCCACGAGGTCGGCTGCGGTACGCTGCGCTCGATGCAGATAATCGTCGGAGAGGTGCTGTCAATAGACCCCGACAACGTTTACGTCACGGAGGGCGACACGAAGTACACGCAGTTCGACCTCGGCACCTACGGCAGCCGAACGACCTTCATCGCGGGCGAGTGCGCTCGCCGCGCCGCGGAGGCGCTCAAGAAAGTGCTGCTCGACGAGGCCGCGAAGCTGCTTTCGCTGACGCCCGACGAGCTGGAGCTCTGCGGCGGATTCGTCGTATCGCGCACGCGGCTCGACACGAACCTGAGCTACGGCGAGGTCGCATCCCGCGCGCTCGTGGAGAACGGGACGGCGCTCTTCGCCTCCGCGAGCTGGAAGGGTGTCTCGAACCCCGGCTCGTTCGCGGCGAACTTCGCCGAGGTCGAGGTGGACACGCTGACGGGCTTCGTGAAAGTCACGGACTTCCTGTCGGTCAACGACATCGGTTTCGCGCTTAACCGTCAGATGTGCGAAAACCAGGTCAAGGGCGGCGTGCAGATGGCGGCGGGCTACGCGCTTTGCGAGGACATAGCCGTAGGCTCGGACGGCAGGCCGAAGAACGACAGGCTGAGCCGCTATCACACGCTCAACAGCGCGGATATGCCAAGAGTACGCGTCATATTCGTCGAGGAGGGCGGCGACGAGGGGCCGTTCGGCGCGAAGACCATAGGCGAGGTCTCGACCGTCGCGGGGGCCGCCGCGATAGCAAGCGCTGTCAGCGACGCTCTCGGCGCGGAGATAACCAGGCTCCCGCTCACGCCGGAGCGTATCGCGGAAATCATGACGAAAGCGGAGGCGGCGCGATGA
- a CDS encoding SDR family oxidoreductase has protein sequence MNFSVEGKRVLITAGSDGIGKAIASAFHGAGARVHICSRTLEKLEKCAAELPGLTYTVADAARWEDVEAVFRDVERKLGGLDFLINNAGIAGPTARVDEVGVEDWAKTIRTNIDSQFFCTKLAAPMMIAAGGGSIVNLGSTASLFAYPFRTPYAASKWAVIGFTKSVALELGEFGIRANAICPGCVEGPRIEGVIEREAAKLGQTPAEVRDGYLRQTALHTFIDAEDIAGMCLYLCSPMGAKISGQVMVIDGFTENCHS, from the coding sequence ATGAATTTTTCTGTTGAAGGCAAAAGAGTACTTATAACCGCAGGCTCGGACGGCATCGGCAAGGCGATAGCCTCCGCGTTCCACGGAGCGGGCGCGCGCGTGCATATATGCAGCCGCACGCTCGAAAAGCTCGAGAAGTGCGCGGCGGAGCTGCCGGGGCTGACATACACCGTCGCCGACGCGGCGCGTTGGGAGGACGTCGAGGCAGTATTCCGCGACGTGGAGCGCAAGCTCGGCGGTCTGGACTTCCTCATCAACAACGCTGGAATAGCCGGGCCGACGGCGCGCGTGGACGAGGTCGGCGTCGAGGACTGGGCGAAGACGATACGGACGAACATCGACAGCCAGTTCTTCTGCACGAAGCTCGCCGCGCCGATGATGATCGCGGCGGGCGGCGGCTCGATAGTCAACCTCGGCTCGACGGCGAGCCTCTTCGCATATCCGTTCAGGACGCCCTACGCGGCTTCGAAGTGGGCCGTCATAGGCTTCACGAAGTCCGTGGCTCTCGAGCTCGGCGAGTTCGGCATCCGCGCCAACGCGATATGCCCGGGCTGCGTCGAGGGGCCGCGCATCGAGGGCGTCATAGAGCGCGAGGCCGCGAAGCTGGGACAGACGCCAGCGGAGGTGCGCGACGGCTATCTGCGCCAGACGGCGCTGCACACCTTCATCGACGCCGAAGACATCGCGGGGATGTGCCTCTACCTCTGTTCGCCGATGGGCGCGAAAATCAGCGGTCAGGTGATGGTGATAGACGGCTTTACCGAGAACTGCCACAGCTAA
- a CDS encoding restriction endonuclease FokI C-terminal domain-containing protein, with translation MISIVPTYNRKFRAFGWVQDPSNLRSLCDVVAVFAPCSAKHREMVDSVIPRLVAEQDGRGAFIEALRLRPLKLKYAHLVGTSFTPRSASRCNGIIQAAVKGQGRDFIVDWPADNFVRWAHCFGFIKYDYADDSFEITDSGLELVRARGAEEALSEKEKELLINAALAYPPVVRVLSLLSETEDTHLTKFEIGRQLGFIGEDGFTSMPQKVFVRSLANAEATERSTMKANWEGSSDKYARMIAKWLENLGLVMRVSKEVTVWLGEKSYTDTIAHSYIITAPGITALRRSVGKSRHKRIAKNVCWEMLATKGADREYLRTRRALILKCLSESSRRVSDSKIINFLESNGFKENNNTVADDIRGLQNIGIAISVKDGKYLFDDVINDFVIPLPQSLAKSDFVETKERIRDKLLHLPHEYLSLIDLAYDSKQNRLFEMKTLGLLTEECGYHGLHLGGSRKPDGIIYTDTERYNYGVIIDTKAYSRGYNLPISQADEMERYIGENQTRDVKINPNKWWEYFPADVEEFYFMFVSGHFIGNFRSQIERISRNKAINGTAIAVANLLLCVEAYKAGELTHEAIKTKVFNNGEFELS, from the coding sequence ATGATTTCTATAGTTCCTACGTATAATAGAAAATTCCGTGCTTTTGGTTGGGTGCAGGATCCGAGTAACCTGCGAAGTCTTTGCGATGTCGTAGCAGTGTTTGCCCCTTGCTCTGCAAAACACAGGGAGATGGTAGACAGCGTTATACCAAGATTAGTCGCGGAACAGGACGGACGTGGCGCATTCATCGAGGCATTGCGGCTCAGGCCGTTGAAACTAAAATATGCGCACCTTGTCGGCACATCGTTTACCCCAAGAAGCGCGTCAAGGTGCAATGGCATTATACAGGCGGCTGTCAAGGGGCAAGGGCGGGATTTTATCGTGGACTGGCCCGCTGATAATTTTGTGCGTTGGGCACATTGCTTTGGCTTCATCAAATACGACTACGCAGACGATAGTTTCGAAATAACTGACAGCGGACTGGAACTTGTGCGAGCCCGTGGCGCGGAAGAAGCGTTATCCGAGAAAGAAAAAGAGTTGCTAATAAACGCTGCTTTGGCTTATCCACCTGTGGTGAGGGTATTAAGCTTGTTATCAGAAACGGAAGATACACACCTCACGAAATTTGAAATAGGACGCCAGTTGGGCTTTATCGGCGAGGACGGCTTCACCAGTATGCCTCAGAAAGTATTTGTACGCTCGTTGGCAAACGCGGAGGCAACAGAGCGCAGTACCATGAAAGCAAACTGGGAGGGATCGTCGGATAAGTACGCAAGGATGATTGCGAAGTGGCTTGAAAACCTTGGGCTTGTCATGCGTGTCTCGAAAGAAGTCACGGTTTGGTTAGGCGAAAAGAGCTATACCGATACGATAGCGCATTCGTATATTATCACGGCTCCTGGAATTACAGCGTTACGAAGGTCTGTCGGAAAAAGCAGACATAAACGCATTGCGAAAAACGTATGCTGGGAGATGTTAGCGACTAAAGGTGCAGATAGGGAATACTTGCGCACGCGCCGAGCTCTCATTTTGAAATGTTTATCCGAGAGTTCACGAAGGGTTTCTGACAGTAAAATTATAAATTTTCTTGAATCCAACGGGTTTAAAGAAAATAACAATACCGTTGCTGACGATATAAGGGGATTACAGAATATTGGTATTGCAATATCGGTAAAAGACGGCAAATATTTATTTGACGACGTAATCAATGATTTTGTCATCCCTTTGCCACAGTCGCTTGCAAAATCCGATTTTGTAGAAACGAAAGAGCGGATCAGGGATAAATTATTGCATCTGCCGCATGAGTATCTATCGCTCATTGACCTTGCATACGATAGTAAGCAGAACCGCTTGTTTGAGATGAAAACGTTAGGTTTGCTGACAGAAGAGTGCGGTTATCATGGTTTGCATTTAGGAGGAAGCCGTAAGCCTGATGGGATAATCTACACAGATACAGAGAGATATAATTATGGTGTAATTATAGATACAAAAGCATATTCCAGAGGCTATAACCTGCCCATTTCACAGGCAGACGAAATGGAACGTTATATTGGAGAAAATCAAACGCGGGATGTAAAAATAAACCCGAATAAATGGTGGGAGTACTTTCCCGCTGATGTAGAGGAGTTCTATTTTATGTTTGTTTCTGGGCATTTTATCGGTAATTTTAGGTCTCAAATTGAGCGGATAAGTAGGAATAAAGCGATTAATGGAACTGCTATAGCTGTCGCAAATCTCCTGCTGTGCGTAGAAGCTTATAAAGCGGGAGAACTTACTCATGAGGCAATTAAAACGAAGGTGTTCAATAACGGGGAATTTGAACTATCATAA